The nucleotide window TCGTATATAATCTTCAATCAATTACTACACAAATTTTTAAGGAAGTGGCAGCAATAGTGAACACATGTAGTGGTATATAACTAACCACATGTATGCAAtaataacaagtatttattccTGAGGAGCAATAATGTCGAAGTCATGTAGAATTAATCTTCggttattctattttgtttaaaaaaataaaacattttaaatTCGAATAGAAATTATTATGCACAAGTGAGGGACAAGCAAAAGATTCTAAACCATTAATATCTAATATGTAATTAATCAttgatttcaaataattttaaatattagaggTAATAAAAGAAATTCATGAATAAATAACATACAAATAATTTctccaaaaataatatttcgGATATTTACAATTAATGCAACCTTAAACAATGTAGAAAAGGAACGAGCAAAAATTAAGGCAGCAAAGAGTACATGAAGTTGCATATAAAACTTAATtctaaacaaaaatttttaaaaaaatatattaaaaaaaatataaacatcaTTTTTCATTCTCAGACTATAGTaatattacagtcatccaaaaaatactattatgaatgtaacaacaacaataacaacaacaacaataataataataataaaagaagcaGTTACCTGGAGTGTGTTCATAAGTTGAAGCATACCAATTTGAGTTTGAAGGTACTTCACATATTTAGAAGCTGCATGGAGCATCTCAGCTGTGTTCATCTTTGATCCACCAGGAACCAACTTTCCAAGCTCTTGTGTCTTATCTGTGATCTTCCTTCTCCTCTCCCTTGCCGCTATGCTTTGTGCAGAGATAGTTCTCTcactgttcttcttcttcttactgTCATTATTAATTCCCACACAAAAACTATTGAGTACAACATTAGGAACCATGAAGTCTGATGACGGTGTTGCTACTGCTGCGGGTAATAGTAGTTCTTCTGGTAGTGCAGCTCCTTCTGATGGTAACAGAGAAGATGAATTCATTGTAAACCCATCAAATAGGTTGGGCGATGAATACTCCTTGAATGGAGGAGGCAGTTGGCGttcttcatcctcatccttgTGAAAGTACTTTTGGCGTTTGGGAGATGAAAAAATAGTATTGACATTAGAGTATTCAGTCTTATTGGGTGAGATAAATAGGTCATGAGAAGAAGTGCAACTAAGACCAAGTTGATGATAAGACAAAATTTCAGGATGGAAAAATCCATTGTTAAGGTCAAAATAAGGGTCAAAGAAAAAGTTATTAGGAAACAAGCCTTCTTGGTTGTGTTGGTGGTAATAATAGTCAGGTGTAAGTTCTTTTGGTGCAGTTAGTTCATGAAAATTGGTGGTGAAAATTTCTGatattattgaattttgaagtGCATCTCCATTCACGTATGTATTGAGTGCCATTGTTgaaaatagtaatagaaaaacaaaagataaaaccTAAAATGATAATGAAGCTGAATTAGTGTAatggaataaaatatagaaaatcaGTGTAGCATTTAATTAACTACTCTACTCTACTATGTATACGAGAATGTCCAAATCAATGGTTAagctaaaacttaaataaatacATGCTAAAAATCTTTCTATATAATGACAAAGAAATGACAG belongs to Arachis duranensis cultivar V14167 chromosome 8, aradu.V14167.gnm2.J7QH, whole genome shotgun sequence and includes:
- the LOC107461362 gene encoding transcription factor bHLH52-like, with product MALNTYVNGDALQNSIISEIFTTNFHELTAPKELTPDYYYHQHNQEGLFPNNFFFDPYFDLNNGFFHPEILSYHQLGLSCTSSHDLFISPNKTEYSNVNTIFSSPKRQKYFHKDEDEERQLPPPFKEYSSPNLFDGFTMNSSSLLPSEGAALPEELLLPAAVATPSSDFMVPNVVLNSFCVGINNDSKKKKNSERTISAQSIAARERRRKITDKTQELGKLVPGGSKMNTAEMLHAASKYVKYLQTQIGMLQLMNTLQKEDEVAPPSEDLRALITSPCVQENLYSEELCFVPKDFVTALTNQRDIRSKPTIFKDLKELIETNNVQKKA